A portion of the Magnolia sinica isolate HGM2019 chromosome 17, MsV1, whole genome shotgun sequence genome contains these proteins:
- the LOC131231178 gene encoding transcription factor BHLH6-like, translating into MTMEWSEWDGSSDGKTGGGGGGVDARERHKLAERERRKSMRELFLSLHALLPHANTVRKEQSAILDEIIKYIPLAAARLRSLQNRRDSPASHHKSSSPAVHVSDRNSASSNSTDCDIRVAPEPSSSVAIRVRGDRVNVSLTDTKGTSQALLLSAVLDELEAHHLDLVRSTHCRDGSKLLHHSESKILDGMDRSPPLLKSRLQDLACKLHKLRKSSPLKRTFDQID; encoded by the exons ATGACGATGGAATGGAGTGAGTGGGATGGATCATCAGATGGAAAAacgggaggaggaggaggaggcgtGGACGCACGTGAGCGACACAAGCTGGCGGAGCGAGAGCGAAGGAAATCCATGCGCGAGCTCTTCCTCTCCCTACACGCTCTCTTACCTCACGCGAACACCGTTCGTAAAGAGCAATCTGCAATCTTAGATGAGATTATTAAATACATACCCCTCGCAGCTGCTCGCCTCCGATCCCTCCAGAACAGGAGGGATTCCCCTGCTTCCCATCACAAATCTTCTTCTCCAGCTGTCCATGTTTCCGACAGGAACTCCGCCTCTTCCAACTCCACCGACTGCGACATTCGCGTCGCACCCGAGCCATCCTCCTCCGTTGCCATACGCGTGCGTGGGGACCGCGTCAACGTGTCTCTCACCGACACCAAAGGCACATCTCAAGCGCTGCTCCTCTCTGCGGTACTAGACGAACTAGAGGCCCACCATCTTGATCTTGTACGGTCTACCCACTGTCGCGATGGAAGCAAGCTGCTTCACCACTCAGAGAGCAAG aTATTGGATGGAATGGATCGATCTCCGCCGTTGCTAAAATCGAGATTGCAAGATCTAGCATGCAAGCTACATAAGCTACGTAAATCGTCACCGCTCAAGAGAACGTTTGACCAGATAGATTGA